Within Haematobia irritans isolate KBUSLIRL chromosome 2, ASM5000362v1, whole genome shotgun sequence, the genomic segment acttagactattcagtccattgtgataccacattggtgaacttctctcttatcactgaatgctgcccgattccatgttaagctcaatgacaagggacctcctttttattgccgagtccgaacggccttccacattgcagtgaaaccacctagagaagttttgacaccctcagaaatgtcaccagcattactgaggtgggataatccaccgctgaaaaactttttggtgttcggtcgaagcaggaatcgaacccacgaccttgggtatgcaaggcgggcatgctaaccattgcaacacggtggctccacggatagacacatggtgtctttggcataaatgttcagggtgggctcctgagtcgatatagccatgtccgcctgtccgtccatccgtccgtccgtctgtctgtgaacacatatttgtgatcaatgtgtaggtcgcagtttaagaccaatcgccaaatttggcacaagttcctgttttgggtcagaatagaacccttgaTTTtggggaagaaatcggttcagatttagatatagcccctatatatatatatatatatatatatatatatatatatatatatatctggccccataagccagagttttaccctaatttgcttaacattttgcacaagaagaacaattagtactaaagCCAAgtgtgcccaaattttattgaaatcggttcagattaagatatagctcccatatatacatttcacccgatatggacttatatggccccaaaagccagagttttacctaatttgcttaaaattttgcacaagaagaacaattagttctatagccaagtgtgccaaattttattgaaatcggttcagatttagatatagctcccatatatatcgttcgcccgatttacactcatatgaccacagtggccaatttctaactccgattttgttgaaattttgcacgggaagtagaattagcattgtagctatgcgtgccaaatttggttgaaatcggttcagatttagatatagctcccatatatagctttcgccagatttacactcatatgaccacagaggccaactttttgctccgatttagttgaaattttgcacagggagtagaattagcattgtatctatgcgtgtcaaatttggttgaaatcggttcagttttagatatagctcccatatatatgttatgtttttctgatttcgacaaaaatttctttgtaaaatcgccactgcttagtcgaaaagctgtaaaaatgactctaattttcctaaacttctaacacatatatatcgagcgataaatcataaataaactttgcgaagtttccttaaaattgcttcagatttaaatgtttcccatattttttactaacattgtgttccaccctagtggattagccgacttaaattttgagtctatagattttgtagaagtctatcaaattctgtccagatcgagtgatatttaaatgtatgtatttgggacaaaaacctttatatatagcacccaacacatttgacggatgcgatatggtatcgaaaatttagatctacaaagtggtgcagggtataatatagtcggccccgcccgactttagactttccttacctgtttttaactcaattaaaactttaactggaaacattttcgtgagcaaTATTTCCAAAAGCACCATGCctctctcgtctccttctgggtgttgcaaacatatgcactaacttataataccctgtccacagtgtggcgcagggtataaaaaatatgtcaaaattttatttctatagaaaatgttgtaaaaattttatttctatagaaaattttgtccaatttgtatttctatagaaaattttgtcaaaattgtatttctatagaaaatgttgtcaacattttatttctatagaacattttgttaaaattgtatttcaatagaaaatattgtcaaaattgaaatcggaaaattttgtcaaaattttatttctatagaaaatgttgtcaaaatgttatttctatagaaaattttgtcaaaattttatttctatagaaaattttgtcaaaattttatttctatagaaaattttgtcaaaattttatttctgtagaaaattttgtcaaaattgtatttctatagaaaatttagtgaaaattttatttctatagaaaatttagtgaaaattttatttctatagacattttttcaaagtattatttctatagaataattttgtcaaaattttatttctatagaaaatgttgccactaTACCCAAACTAATCTAAATTATTGTCAAATATGTGGCAAAACTAAGGGAAATATTTCGTCACACACTTTATCCAGCCAATATGTTATAGAGCATCGTTACTATTATAACTTACCTATATTAAGGATATTCTATATGGCGATATGATGGAACATACGATTCCCATGTTTCATCATATGACAACGATTCGATTATAATCGATTTTTTGGTCAATGATTTCTCGATTCATTGGTCTGTAATAAGTTAagcattaatttcaatttacgaAAGAACATAAAGTGGAAGTAAACCATAAGGTTTACGACAGATtatgataaaaatttacaaGGAAATAACTTCAATTTAATTTGTTCGATGAACCATAAAACATTGCATAAAAGGgtcgttacaaaaatgtgtgctTTGGAGGACTTCGGAGGACACGGTGGTCAAAACCGTGTATAAATAGACAAAGAAAAACGGAATATCCAAAAACATTCAGATTATCTATTCAGTATATAGTAGTGCtgccaaatttatatttctataaaataaaattgagaattgCCAACCAAAGTCTTTACTGATGAGCTGTCAACCGAAGTATAAGGTTAAAAACTGAAACACTGATTTTCATGGGATTTAGTAAAGTTAGGAATACTGGCAGCCCGCATTTTAACCTCATTCgtgaacgaaattttctatagatataaaattttgaaaaaattttccacagaaataaaattttgaataaatttccataacagaatttaacagaattttctatagatataaaattttgacaaaatttttcatagaaataatattttgacagaattttatatagaaataaaatgttgacaaaattttcgatagaaataaaattttgacaaaattttctatagaaataaaattatgacaaaatacaagaaaatcatgaacgaaattttctatagtaataaaattttgagaaaattttctatagaaataaaattttgagaacattttccatagaaataaaattttgataaattttctatagaaataaaattttgactgaattttctatagaaataaaattttgagaaaattttctatagaaataaaattttgagaaaattttctatagaaataaaattttgagaaaatgctaTCTCCGTCCACAAATGAAATACAGTACCATACTTGAAGAAATCCCTAATTCGTTTGTTTTGCTTCCATTGGTTTTATATCTCTCAACTGGTGGACAAATTTGCGTTGGAGTTCTTTTGTCATTTCATCTTCCAGGAGGTTTGCTGATCATCCACACTTACTTGAGTTTCCCTGACCTATCCACATTgtcatttgacaaatttttctatagacatcaaatttggacacatttttcttagacataaaattttgacaaatttttctatagaagtaaaattttgacaaaattttctatagaattaaaattttgacaacattttctatagaattaaaattttgacaaaattttttatagaaaaaaaatgttgacaaaattttctatagaaataaaattgtgaaaaaagtttctatacacagaaaaaaatttcacgaaaaatgttccaattaaaattttaattgagtttaaaaaatattcaattaaaaatttaattcaatcaacaaattttttaattgaaacataaatcaatcacaaaaattaatatatcaattaattttttaattgaatcaattaattttttaattgaccttcaattaatttttttaattgatactatcatttctaaagattgaagacatttcaattaaaaaattaatttcgtgattgaatcagaaaaaattttttttgtgtgtagaaataaaattttgacaaaattttctatagaaataaaatttttcagaaaattttctatagaaataaaattttgacaaaattttctatagaaataaaatgttgacaaaattttctatagaataaaattttgacaaaattttctatagaaataaaattttgacaaattttctatagaaataaaattttgagaaaattgtccatagaaataaaatttttcagaacattttttatagaaataaaattctgagaaaattttctatagaaataaaattttgacaaaattttctatagaaataaaattttgacaaaattttctatagaaattaaattttcacaaaatttgtctatagaaataaaattttgagaaaaatttgtatagaaataaaattttgagaaaattttctatagaaataaaattttgacaaaattttctatagaaataaaattttgacaaaattttctatagaaattaaattttcacaaaatttgtctatagaaataaaattttgagaaaaatttctatagaaataaaattttgagaaaattttctatagaaataaaatgttgagaaaattttctatagaaataaaattttgagaaaattttctatagaaataaaattttgagaacattttctacaaaaataaaattttgacaaaattttctatagaattaaaattttgacaaaattttctatagacataaaattttggcaacattttctatagaagtaaaatttttcggaaaatgttctatagaaatacaattttgagaaaattttctatagaaataaaattttgagaaaattttttatgaaaataaaattttgagaaaattttctatagaattaaaattttgacattttctatagaagtaaaatttttagaaaattttctatagaaataaaattttggcaacattttctatagaaataaaattttgacaaaattttctatagaaataaaattttaagaaaattttctatagaaataaaattttgacaaaattttgtagaaataaaatttttcagaaaattttctatagaaataaaattttgagaaatttttctttaaaagtaaaattttgacaaaattttctatagaaataaaatttagcgaaaaattttctatagaaataaaattttgacaaaattttctatagaaataaaattttgacaaaagtttctatagagataaaattttgacaaaattttctgtacaaaataaaattttgacaaaattttctatagaaataaaatttagaagaaataTAAAACTAATCAATATTTTAGTGTTCAGAACAGTATATATAATACCCCCATATTTGTTTTCATGATCTTCCCAATTTCTATTTGaatgtatttaattttattatcacATCTAATAATACCTCTTTTCTTACAGTGTTGCAAAATGGGCTAGCCAAATTGGTGACGAACTATGGGAACTTGCCCAGATTATGACTAAATCGAAAGAGATTAAAGCCGTAAGTatagaaaaaatcttaattccAAAATAGACATGGCGTAAAACCTCTTTTTGTTTCTTCTAGAAATACAAAGAATACAATGCTCGAGTAGAATTCAAAAATGGCACCGAGCTAATACAATCCATTACGGAAAATGTGGGCCGAATGTTGGCACGCAAAATGGATGCCGTCCGCTGTATTATGGAAGTGGCAGAAAGAGAATATGAAAATTTCGTATTCAATGAAACAGAGGCTGAGAATTTTACCTATTATTCgagtaaattttccaaattcaatgatAATAGCTCCGAAGAACTGATTGGAAATTTAAAGGAGGAAAATGCAAATATGTACAAAGATTTTGAATTAAATCCGGACACACATTTCTATAATATATCGGTGGATACGGAACATAGTGCTGTGCATGTCCCATCGAATGTGTACGATAAACGTAAGGCAGGGAGGGGGAAGGGGGGAGAAAAAGGGCAAATCGATTTCCTTGGGGGATAAGATAAAAtaatgattttgttttgttttgattgtAGATCGTCCCGTTTTGGAGACCATTATGTGGACCGAGAGTCTGGATGCcatatttaggcaaaactatAAGTCTGATCCCGCTTTATCTTGGCAATATTTTGGCTCTGACACTGGTATTCTAAGACATTTTCCTGCTATACAATGGGACAAATCTTCAGAGGACGAAAATGCCGATATCTATGATTGCCGCAAGCGTTCTTGGTATATTGAGACAGCCACATGTTCCAAGGATATCGTCATTCTATTGGATAACTCAGGCTCCATGGTTGGTTTCCCACAGCATGTGGCCAAATTTACCATACGCAGCATTTTGGATACCTTTTCGAACAATGATTTCTTTACCATATTCAATTATTCGGCCACTGTGGATGATGTCATACCCTGCTTCAAAGATGCTCTGGTCCAGGCAACCCCGGAGAATATACGTGTTTTTAATCATGCCATAAGCAAATTAAAACCTACCGGATATGCAAATTTAACCATAGCATATACCAAGGCCTTTGAATTGCTTAAAGAGGTGAATTACGCGATGCAAGCTTTGGTAGGAATCAGGACAAATCGCCACATTAGGATAGCGCCTGAATTCTACACAAAAGAATgcccaacaaaaatttaatatatccgGGGGATTCAAAAGGGACTTCCCCTTGTTTGCCTAGCAAAGAATGGGAATTCCCTATTTTCCGAGATTAGTTCTATTAATTTGTATTTTCATTTCGATTACAGTATTACCTGAAACGTGATTGTAATACAACCCGGAAATGTAATCAGGCCATTATGGTGGTCACCGATGGTGTTGCTGGTAATACTACCGAAGTTTTTGAGACCTATAATTGGGGTGATGGTGAAAACGGGACGATGAGTATGAATGTTCGTATATTTACCTATTTACTGGGCAAAGAGGTGACCAAAGTAAGAGAGATCCAATGGATGGCATGTCTAAATCGTGGATACTATTCACATGTACAAACATTGGATGAGGTCCAGGAAGAAGCTCTGAAATATGTCGATGTTATAGCGACACCACTAGTCCTGCAGGATATTGAACATCCTCCCACATGGACTCATGCTTTTACAGATAAGACGGTAGGTATCAGGAGCAGGCAGGAGCAGAGAATGATAGCCGCCGAATTTTGGAGCTAATTTTAGtcaccaaattttgtttctatagaattttttttttaattttcaaatctatagaaaatgtcaaaattttcaaatctatagaaaattttgtcaacattttcaaatctatagaaaattttgtaaaaattttcaaatctataaaatattttgtcaaaaaaactatagaaaaattgtatttctatagataattttctcataattgtatttctatagaaaattttgccaaaaattttatttctatagaaaagtttgtcaaaattttatttccaaagaaaatttttttaaaatgttatttctatagaaaattttgtcaaaatttttgtcaacattttatttctatagaaaattttatcaaaaattttatttcaatagaaaattttatcaaaaattttatttcgacagaaaatcttctcaaaattttatttctatagaaaattttgtcaaaattttatttctatagaacattttttcaaaatgttatttctgtagacatttttttcaaaattttatttctatagaaaattttgttaaaattttatttctatagaaaattttctcaattttttttctataggaaattttgtcaaatttttatttctataaaaacttttgtcaagattttatttctatagaaattttctcataattttatttctatagaaaattttgtcaaaattttatttctatagaaattttttttgaaaattttatgtctacagaaaattttatcaaaaattttatttctatagaaaattttcttaaaattttatttctatagaaaattttctaaaaattttatttctatagaaaattttctcaaaattttatttctatagaaaattttttaaaaattttatttctatagacaattttctcataattttatttctatagaaaattttgtcaacattttatttctatggaaatttttatcaaaattgtatttctatagaaaatttttacaacgttttatttctataaaaaattttgtcaaccatttggttagcatgtccaccttgcatacacaaggtcgtgggttcgattcctgctacgaccgaacaccaaaaagtttttcagcggtggattatcccacctcagtaatgctggtgacatttctgagggtttcaaagcttctctaagtggtttcactgcaatgtggaacgccgttcgtactcggctataaaaaggaggtcccttgtcattgagcttaacatggaatcgggcagcactcagtgataagagagaagttcaccactgtggtatcacaatggactgaatagtctaagtgagcctgatacatcgggctgccacataacataacctaacctatgtctacagaaaattttatcaaaaatttatgtctacagaaaattttatcaaaattttatttctatagcaaattttgtcaaaatttttttattttgtaaaaattttatttctacagaaaattttgtcaaaattttatgtctatagaaaattttctcaaaatgttatttttatagaaaattttgtcaaaaattttgtcaacattttatttctatagacaattttatcaaaaattttatttctatagaaaattttctcaaaattttatttctatagaaaatgttctcaacattttatttctatagaaaattttgtcaacatttttctataaaaaaaaatgttgtcaaaattttatttctatagaaaattttctcaaaattttatttctatagaaaattttgttaaaatgttatttctatagaaaattttgttaaaatgttatttctatagaaaattttgtcaacattttatttctatagaaaattttgtcaaccttttatttctatagaaaattttatcaaaaattttatttctatagaaaattttatcaaaaattttatatctatagaaaattttgtcaacatttttctataaaaaaaatgttgtcaaaattttatttctatagaaaattttctcaaaattttatttctatagaatattttctcaaaattttatttctataaaaaattttctcaaaattttatttctatagaaaattttctccaaattttatttctatagaaaattttctccaaattttatttctgtagaaaattttctcaaaattttatttctataaaaaattttagttctataaaaaattttctcaaaattgtatttctatagaaaattttctcaaaattgtatttctataaaatattttgtcaaaattgtatttctatagaaaatgttctccaaattttatttctatagaaaattttctcaaaattttgtttctatagaaaattttgtcaaaattttatttcgatagaaaattttgtcaaaagtttatttctatagaaaattttctcaaaattttatttctataggagattttgtcaaaattttatttctataaaaacttttgtcaagattttatttctatagaaattttaacaaaaattttatttctatagaaaattttgtcaaaattttatttctatagatgacgGCTAGTGTCAGCCGCAGCCTCCGATAAAAAAACGCCTCGACTTCATTCTCCTCTCGTGAGCCAAAATAATATCCTTTTCTCTAagctaatgatttttatttattttttttatttttttccagtaTAAACCTGAAGGTAATTCAACAAATGCCCGCCTTATGATAGCAGTGGGTGTTCCGGCATTTGATCGTTCCTATAATAAACCGAATTCAACAAAACATGCCCGTTTATTGGGTGTGGCCGGTACCGATGTGCCTGTAGAGGATATTGATAAATTAACATTACCTTATAAGGTAAGCTACTGGGACCTGGCATTCATGCATTGTACGatatatttgatttaaaacTAGATTTGGAAGGGACATTCTGGTGATGTCCTCTACGCGACTTGAACTTGCTATACCTAAATTCTATGGcaaataatcgaaattttcgAGTTAcgcaaatcaaaaaaatttgaaataaaaaaaatcagttgccacacgagcaaaaaataatctaccaaaatttgaagaaaattttaaaagaagtgttttattattttattttagaagattatttattatttttgatcgCTCCTAATAGCGACAATTTATTTAAGTAAATATCCCTTGAGAATAGTGGAGACCAaatgtaattttcataaaaaaatttgctaaaattttatttctataaaaaattttctccaaatctatagaaaattttgtcaaaattttatttctatagaaaatttggtcaaaattttatttgtatagaaaatgttctcaaaattttcaaatctatagaaactttttgcaaaattttatttctatagaaaattttatcaaaattttatttctataaaaaatttgttaacattttagttctataaaaaattttgtcaaaattgtatttttatactccAATATAAATCCATCTACtttaattatttgtatatagcGAATTTCCCTTCGACCTCTAATTAACCATTTTCCCTTTCAGTTGGGTGTAAACGGTTACTCTTTTGTGGTTTCCAATAATGGTTATGTTCTTTTACATCCGGACTTAAGAGCTATTGGGGTAAGTATAACAAATACCCAATATCCATAACTTTTCCTATATTCatgtaacaattttcattatttccaGTATAATGGTGTCATGAATCCGAATTACAATAGTATTGATTTTACTGAAGTTGAACAACTTTCCGAAGATGATGAACCCCGCCGACCCGGAAATTTAATACTCAATTTACGTGAACGTTTAGTCCACAATGAAACCGGTGAATTGGTGGGTGTTAGTGTCAAGCTACACTATGATAAAATGCGTCGGGTCGTCGATCAACAACAGGATTATTTCTTTGCACCTCTACCAGGTACCCCATTCAGTTTGGGCATTGTCCTGCCAAGTACCTATGGCAAGACATGGATTAAAGTCGGCGATGAAGTCTTAAAGAATATTCACATGAAAGTGAATATTTCCGACTTCTTTGTGGGCGATAATTGGAAAGTCCATCCCGATTGGGTATATTGCAAATATCATTATCTAGAGGGACATGAGTTCAAAACGCCAGAAGATGAAGTAAGACATTTCCTCAAGAAAATGGTACAGCCCGATTGGGGTTGGTATGAGCAGTATGAAAATGATTTGGGTGATGGAACCTCCGAATGTAAGTTGTAGTATGTTAAGTTATTCTGTTTAGTTTAGAAGAGTAGTCAAAATAGATTTTTAGCCACTAGGTGAGAtagtgaaataacattttcgtcTTTTGTCCTGGATcaaattagtttttgttttaattttttttctgtttggtagattggaagaattcttgatgttttggtagattcctctccaactaagagttacttcacaaattttccaaagaactacaattttgacaaaattttctttagaaataaaattttgagaaaattttctatagaaataaaattttgacaacattttgtaaaaaaaataaaatgtttacaaacttttcaatagaaataaaattatggcaaaattttatatagaaataaaattttgaaataattttctatacaaataaaattttaacacaattttctatagaaataaaattttcacaaaattttctatacaaataaaattttgacaattttttttaatacatttattttaaataaataaaataaaactttgacaaaatttcctatacacggatgaaaaagactgtttttcatatgtttggctataaacattatatgtttggaacacaaatttttaaacacaatatttttgagtgcaagcatataatgttcataaactagcataacatgtttgggacatatatgttaatatgttagaacatattatgtttgggacataaactgtttgtaaatataatatgcttggatgcaaacatatattaatttagaaatagcctataaacatatatgtgtttagtagcttggagcgccatttaacagggagcgatattgaattaagttggtgattgttgcttgttattacaaaattaacattttatttttccttgggcaattgatcagctacttctttgatccttacaaactgtgtggtccgctgttcgaatccccgtccggcaaaaggtaaaattaaaataaaaaaatcataaaattgaataatttcttctaaaatgtttgtattacagaaaaaggtgctaataactaaaaaatctcgtggaagtgagaaagatgtgggggaatatataaTTAggcaggaacaaaattttgagcattcaggtcgaaaacctatgttgttagcacctatgttacctgtttattttcataattcattatgattgtaaatatataaataaataaataaaattttgagcacaatattgtttgggagaatttttttaagcatataatatttttgggtgcaaaatgcttccaaacatattatatgttcacataataacatattgttttttggaagacaacattattgaatttggatgcaaaaatacaaaatgtttggaacttagattacccaaacatatattgtttagactaatatgctttcaaacatattatatattggaagagatcaaacatataaatgtttgggcaatacccaaaaatgtatatgcttgaagcaaaatatgtttgggagtatatgttacagaagcgattttttatgagcgtgtagatttgaaaattttgacaaaaatttgtagagattagaaaaatttgacaaactttcatatagatttgaaaatgttgacaaaattttctatagaaataaaattttgacaaaattttctgtagaaataaaatattgacaaatttttctatagaaataaaatttaacaaaacattttctatagaaataaaattttgacaaaattttctatagaaatacaattttgccaaaattttctatggaaataaaattttttatagatttgaaaattttcacaaaattgtctatgaaataaaattttgaaaaaaattttctatcgaaataacattttgacaaaatttactatagaaataacattttgacaaaattttctatagaaataaaattttgacaaaattttctatagaaataaaatcttgagaaaagtttctctagaaataaaattttgacaaaaaaaattctatagaaataaaatgttgacaacattttgtgaaaaaaataaaatttttacaaacttttcaatagaaataaaattatgaca encodes:
- the Ca-Ma2d gene encoding ca[2+] channel Muscle-specific alpha2/delta subunit, giving the protein MYCSCDKLMTHISLVLTAFLLFYFICLPPSLNQVEASAEDEAVAKWASQIGDELWELAQIMTKSKEIKAKYKEYNARVEFKNGTELIQSITENVGRMLARKMDAVRCIMEVAEREYENFVFNETEAENFTYYSSKFSKFNDNSSEELIGNLKEENANMYKDFELNPDTHFYNISVDTEHSAVHVPSNVYDKHRPVLETIMWTESLDAIFRQNYKSDPALSWQYFGSDTGILRHFPAIQWDKSSEDENADIYDCRKRSWYIETATCSKDIVILLDNSGSMVGFPQHVAKFTIRSILDTFSNNDFFTIFNYSATVDDVIPCFKDALVQATPENIRVFNHAISKLKPTGYANLTIAYTKAFELLKEYYLKRDCNTTRKCNQAIMVVTDGVAGNTTEVFETYNWGDGENGTMSMNVRIFTYLLGKEVTKVREIQWMACLNRGYYSHVQTLDEVQEEALKYVDVIATPLVLQDIEHPPTWTHAFTDKTYKPEGNSTNARLMIAVGVPAFDRSYNKPNSTKHARLLGVAGTDVPVEDIDKLTLPYKLGVNGYSFVVSNNGYVLLHPDLRAIGYNGVMNPNYNSIDFTEVEQLSEDDEPRRPGNLILNLRERLVHNETGELVGVSVKLHYDKMRRVVDQQQDYFFAPLPGTPFSLGIVLPSTYGKTWIKVGDEVLKNIHMKVNISDFFVGDNWKVHPDWVYCKYHYLEGHEFKTPEDEVRHFLKKMVQPDWGWYEQYENDLGDGTSESNCSRTNLDEDAYYCNKELVQLLIFDAKVTYSSYGVWKFKNDEEKALIERFGASQRFVATMSGLTRWQFIYAEDEGYNEREFGDYHTKAIDETWYRSAILQHHSELTETFVYSVKHSADPNEHKSPQVTASHAIFPRDGGKEAPACVVGFQFSYALMYERFYNITSNDNCNGCIKTCNSDEKECYVIDNNAYIILAHNPNHTGIFFGEYHAEIMKAMVDAHYFKEIIVYDYQSLCPNGTDKHSDANIMLHPVQFFNMAWKWLVTKIFWHYSRIQWWVQGAPYLDYDENSEEDYSNINEPYLPDKPKGDADGDEKEHIFHEPPPEPVYVPCDKIATLYTLDPVEVQKERDFTHLPNSRPFHVKKIPNSNLLLIVIDVLKPSKGTINLSVEPKPVEYDNEFPCYKLNMSFYKRRRIEECFTEDEREEQFTYCGDATSISFNTIVMGITLFVVIIAGFLQS